Proteins from a genomic interval of Lycium ferocissimum isolate CSIRO_LF1 chromosome 2, AGI_CSIRO_Lferr_CH_V1, whole genome shotgun sequence:
- the LOC132048041 gene encoding uncharacterized protein LOC132048041: protein MCNEVYRAWKNVQQEVEQKYDCITEHDVVEGKKINIVYLGEGTCSCKRFQMNELTCSHAWAVIKHNGMDPIQFCSFYYKKDYLMKTWKILVNPIPDETTWVVPIEVTENVVLPQEGKKSVGRPKMKRYKPASETDNNNNNNNNNKRAKLSCGRGGQACHNRKT, encoded by the exons ATGTGTAACGAAGTCTACAGAGCTTGGAAAAATGTACAACAAGAAGTTGAACAAAAATATGATTGCATCACAGAACATGATG TGGTTGAAGGCAAAAAGATAAACATAGTGTACCTCGGAGAGGGAACATGCAGTTGTAAGAGATTTCAAATGAACGAATTGACATGCTCGCACGCTTGGGCAGTTATAAAGCACAATGGAATGGACCCAATCCAATTCTGCTCTTTCTACTACAAGAAGGATTAtctcatgaaaacatggaaaattCTTGTGAATCCTATTCCAGATGAGACTACATGGGTTGTCCCTATAGAGGTCACGGAGAATGTGGTCTTACCACAAGAAGGGAAGAAAAGTGTTGGAAGACCAAAAATGAAGAGATACAAACCGGCTTCGGAGAcggataataataataataataataataataataagagggCTAAGCTTTCATGTGGGCGGGGTGGACAAGCTTGTCACAAtaggaaaacatga